Proteins encoded by one window of Roseibium sp. Sym1:
- a CDS encoding ABC transporter permease has protein sequence MTDQTHLFIHKDTGAAPAKSRTPFSLSRLPDAVTGWLLSLPLALVLFFFLVLPIVMIVVVSFWGATEFSIYPAFQFDNYEFLLTSPVTYQVFFNTIKYALITWAFTLVIGFTVAYFLAFHVRTLTWQIVLFLLCTIPFWTSNIIRMISWIPFLGRNGIANSTLISMGVIDEPLDWLLFSDFSVILAFVHLYTLFMVVPIFNTMMRIDKSLIEAAYDNGASGLQTLTNVIIPLTKPGIMIGSIFVVTLVMGDFITVRFMSGSQSANVGRLISNDIALLQYPSAAATAVILLVTVLLVISILLRFVDIRKEL, from the coding sequence ATGACGGACCAGACGCATCTCTTCATTCACAAGGACACCGGAGCCGCGCCGGCAAAGTCACGGACACCCTTCAGCCTGAGCCGGTTGCCCGATGCCGTTACCGGATGGCTTTTGTCGCTGCCGCTCGCGCTGGTGCTGTTCTTCTTTCTTGTGCTGCCGATCGTCATGATCGTTGTGGTCAGCTTCTGGGGCGCGACCGAGTTTTCCATCTATCCGGCATTCCAGTTCGACAATTACGAATTCCTGCTGACCTCACCAGTCACCTACCAGGTGTTCTTCAACACCATCAAATACGCGCTGATCACCTGGGCCTTCACGCTGGTGATCGGCTTCACGGTCGCCTATTTCCTGGCCTTCCACGTCAGGACGCTGACCTGGCAGATCGTGCTGTTCCTGCTGTGCACGATCCCGTTCTGGACGTCCAACATCATCCGGATGATCTCCTGGATCCCGTTCCTGGGCCGCAACGGCATCGCCAACTCGACGCTGATCTCCATGGGCGTGATCGACGAACCGCTGGACTGGCTGTTGTTCTCCGACTTCTCCGTGATCCTGGCCTTCGTCCATCTCTACACGCTGTTCATGGTGGTGCCGATCTTCAACACCATGATGCGCATCGACAAATCCCTGATCGAGGCGGCCTATGACAATGGCGCGTCCGGCCTGCAGACCCTGACCAACGTGATCATTCCGCTGACCAAGCCGGGGATCATGATCGGCTCGATCTTCGTGGTGACCCTGGTGATGGGCGATTTCATCACCGTCCGGTTCATGTCCGGCAGCCAGTCGGCCAATGTCGGCCGGCTGATCTCCAACGACATCGCCCTGCTGCAATACCCGTCCGCCGCGGCGACGGCCGTGATCCTGCTTGTCACCGTGCTTCTGGTGATCTCGATCCTGCTGCGCTTCGTCGACATCCGGAAGGAGCTCTGA
- a CDS encoding ABC transporter ATP-binding protein, with product MAKSLDLELAATTKMYGDTVAVDAIDHRFVAGSYSCLLGPSGCGKSSTLRMIAGHESVSTGDILLGGANVTDLPPARRGTAMMFQNYALFPHLSVIDNVAFSQKMKGIEKPVRLKKAHQLLELVDMDAYAERLPAQLSGGQQQRVALARALITEPSVLLLDEPLSALDPFLRIKMRLELKKLQRELGISFIHVTHSQDEALALADDIIVMNGGRIEQAGSPRDVFNAPATEFVARFIGGHNVLQQHGASVALRADRLLVKKTAGEDGALLTANVRDVEYLGSTVNLALDAGGAGDLTAALTDEAFFQDPIEIGATVFLTWKPEDAHQLAA from the coding sequence ATGGCGAAGTCCCTCGATCTGGAATTGGCGGCAACCACCAAGATGTATGGCGACACGGTCGCCGTCGACGCGATCGATCACAGGTTTGTCGCCGGATCCTATTCCTGCCTGCTGGGCCCGTCCGGCTGTGGCAAGTCTTCGACACTGCGGATGATTGCCGGCCACGAGAGTGTTTCCACCGGCGACATTCTCCTGGGCGGCGCGAACGTGACCGACCTGCCCCCGGCCCGGCGTGGAACCGCGATGATGTTCCAGAACTATGCGCTGTTCCCGCATCTTTCCGTCATCGACAATGTCGCCTTCTCCCAGAAGATGAAGGGGATCGAAAAGCCGGTGCGCCTGAAGAAAGCGCATCAGCTCCTGGAGCTGGTCGACATGGATGCCTACGCCGAGCGCCTGCCGGCGCAGCTCTCCGGTGGCCAGCAGCAGCGCGTTGCGCTCGCCCGCGCCCTGATCACCGAACCGTCTGTCCTTCTGCTCGACGAGCCGCTGTCGGCGCTCGACCCGTTCCTGCGCATCAAGATGCGCCTGGAGCTGAAGAAACTTCAGCGCGAACTCGGCATCTCCTTCATTCACGTGACCCACAGCCAGGACGAGGCGCTGGCGCTCGCCGACGACATCATCGTCATGAATGGCGGCCGGATCGAACAGGCCGGCAGCCCGCGCGACGTCTTCAACGCGCCGGCGACGGAGTTCGTTGCCCGCTTCATCGGCGGCCACAACGTGCTGCAACAGCACGGCGCGAGCGTTGCGCTCAGGGCCGACCGGCTGCTGGTGAAGAAAACGGCCGGAGAAGATGGAGCCTTGCTCACAGCGAACGTCCGGGACGTCGAATATCTGGGTTCCACCGTCAACCTGGCGCTGGATGCCGGCGGCGCGGGGGACCTGACTGCCGCACTTACCGACGAGGCGTTTTTCCAGGATCCGATCGAGATCGGCGCGACCGTCTTCCTGACCTGGAAGCCGGAAGACGCACACCAACTGGCGGCCTGA
- a CDS encoding ABC transporter substrate-binding protein: protein MTKKLDTKGVSRRSILKGGAAVTGAALGSGAITGFPTIWAQNIKDVTLRQFGTGVSNLNEVAQKVKEDLGFTLEMTALDSDAVTQRAATQPDSFDIADIEYWICKKVWPTGNLQAMDTSKIKNYDKIVGIFKSGKLTPESVIAQGTAPHTVGFVDGPDGKSFAGEETGWMTLIPTIYNADTLGIRPDLIGRPIESWTELLNPEFKGKASILDISSIGIMDAAMVCEAMGEIQYGDKGNMTREEIDKTMAIFTEAKKNGQFRAFWKTFDESVNLMASGEVVIQSMWSPAITAVKSRGIPCVYQPLKEGYRSWGGGIGLSKSLSGLELEAAYEYINWYLDGWVGGFLMRQGYYSAVPETSKNHMDENEWGYWFEGKEATGDITSPFGDVLAKAGETRDGGSFYDRMGAVACWNAVMDENQYMVRKWNEFIAA, encoded by the coding sequence ATGACAAAGAAACTCGACACCAAGGGCGTCAGCCGCCGCAGCATCCTGAAGGGCGGCGCCGCCGTTACCGGTGCCGCGCTCGGTTCCGGCGCGATCACCGGCTTTCCGACCATCTGGGCGCAGAACATCAAGGACGTGACCCTGCGCCAGTTCGGCACCGGCGTCTCCAACCTCAACGAGGTGGCGCAGAAGGTGAAGGAAGATCTCGGCTTCACCCTGGAAATGACCGCGCTCGACAGCGACGCCGTCACCCAGCGTGCCGCCACCCAGCCGGACAGCTTCGACATTGCCGACATCGAATACTGGATCTGCAAGAAGGTCTGGCCGACCGGCAACCTGCAGGCCATGGATACGTCGAAGATCAAGAACTACGACAAGATCGTCGGCATCTTCAAAAGCGGCAAGCTGACCCCGGAATCGGTGATTGCCCAGGGCACCGCGCCGCACACGGTCGGCTTTGTCGACGGGCCGGACGGCAAGAGCTTTGCCGGTGAGGAAACCGGCTGGATGACACTGATCCCGACGATCTACAACGCCGACACGCTCGGCATCCGCCCGGACCTGATCGGCCGGCCGATCGAGAGCTGGACCGAGCTGCTCAACCCGGAATTCAAGGGCAAGGCCTCGATCCTCGACATCTCCTCCATCGGCATCATGGATGCGGCCATGGTCTGCGAAGCCATGGGCGAGATCCAGTATGGCGACAAGGGCAACATGACCCGCGAAGAGATCGACAAGACCATGGCGATCTTCACCGAGGCCAAGAAGAACGGCCAGTTCCGCGCCTTCTGGAAGACCTTCGACGAGAGCGTCAACCTGATGGCTTCGGGCGAAGTGGTGATCCAGTCGATGTGGTCGCCTGCGATCACGGCCGTCAAGTCGCGCGGCATCCCGTGCGTCTACCAGCCGCTGAAGGAAGGCTACCGCTCCTGGGGCGGCGGCATCGGCCTCTCGAAGAGCCTCTCCGGCCTCGAGCTGGAAGCGGCCTACGAATACATCAACTGGTATCTCGACGGCTGGGTCGGCGGCTTCCTGATGCGCCAGGGCTATTACTCCGCCGTGCCGGAAACCTCCAAGAACCACATGGACGAAAACGAGTGGGGCTACTGGTTCGAGGGCAAGGAAGCCACCGGCGACATCACCAGCCCGTTCGGCGACGTGCTTGCCAAGGCCGGTGAAACCCGCGACGGCGGCTCCTTCTACGACCGCATGGGCGCCGTTGCCTGCTGGAACGCCGTCATGGACGAGAACCAGTACATGGTTCGCAAGTGGAACGAGTTCATCGCCGCCTGA